The sequence AGTATGGGTTAAAGATCCACACCATCGTCATCAGTGATGCGGTGATGTATAAGGCAGCCTTCGAAAAGGAATTGGATGTCATCAGCGGCTACTCTACCGATGGGCGTTTAAAGGCGTTCGGTTTGATGGTGCTGCGCGATGATAAAGGCATTTTCCCGCCTTATTATGCCGCACCGATAGTTAGGGATGAGTCGCTGAAGAAATTTCCTGACCTGGAGAAGACACTGAATTTATTATCGGGCCGTATAAATGATTCTATCATGACCGAATTAAATTATCGCACCGACTATCTTCACCAAAGCCCCGAAAAAGTGGCTAAGGATTTTTTGGTAGCGCAGCGCCTGTACAAGCCATCGCGCAACGGCACCGATGGTATGGTGCGCATCGGTTCCAAAATATTTGGCGAGCAATACATCCTGGCGCAAATGTATACCATGCTGATAAAAGGTTATACCGATTACGATGTGGCTACCAAAACCGGCCTGGGCGGTACCAAGATCTGCTTCGATGCATTGACCAATAACCAGATTGATCTATATCCCGAATACACCGGCACCGGCCTGCTGGTGTTGCTGCAACCCGATCAAAAAACTATCGATAATTTAACACACGATAAAGATAAGACCTACACTTTTGTGAAACAGGAGTTTGAAAAGCGCTACCATATCAGTTGGCTACAACCTATTGGGTTTAACAATGCCTACGCTTTAATGATGCGCCAAAAACAGTCGGACGATTTAGGTGTTAAAACTATATCCGATCTTAAACTTTATCTCGACAAGAAATAAAACATGGGGCAGGTATATTATATCATTGCCCCGTCCTTTAGGGCGGGGTAAATAGCGAAAAAGGGGCTGGCTTTAGCCGAACCTTATTTCGTTTGGCTAAAGCCAGTGCTATTAACTATTATACCCCCGGGCTAAAGCCCAGGCAATTAACGGAAAACTAATACCTATCCTGACAAACGATAAACATGGAACTAAAAGACCGCTACTACAACATCCGCCAGCATACCGAAGCCATCTGTAGCCCCCTGCAAACGGAAGATTATGTGGTGCAGCCTGTTGTAGATGTTAGTCCGCCCAAGTGGCATTTGGGGCATACCACCTGGTTTTTCGAAACTTTTATACTGAAGCCTTACTTTATGGGCTACCAGGAGTTTGATCCTGATTATAACTTTGTTTTTAACAGCTATTATGAAACCGTTGGCGCGCGCGTTATCCGCACCGACCGCGGCAACCTGAGCCGGCCATCGGTGATAGATATTTACCGCTACCGGGCTTATGTTGATAAAGCCATGTACGATTTCCTTTGCACCGAACCATCTGCCGAGGTAAAGGAACTGCTGATCTTAGGCTTCAACCACGAGCAGCAACACCAGGAACTGCTGTATTACGATATCAAGTACATTTTGGGAAATAACCCGTTGATGCCGGTTTATTCGAAAGACTACGTATCGCTGAAAGTAGAACACATAGATGCGCCATGGATCAGCATCCCCGAGGGCGTTTATGAGGTTGGCCATACCGGCGATGGCTTTTGTTTTGATAACGAACTGAACCGCCACAAGGTATACCTGAATGCTTATGAGATAAGCCCGAACCAGGTTACCAACGGCGAGTATTTGGAATTTATTGAGGCTAATGGTTACCACGATTTTCGCCACTGGCATATGGAAGGCTGGGGCTGGGTGAACGAGAACAAAATAGAAGCGCCTATGTACTGGCACCTGGTTGATGGCGAGTGGCATAACTATACCTTCCACGGTCTGCAAAAGTTGAACCTGCACGATCCGGTTACGCATATCAGCTATTTCGAGGCTTATGCTTACGCATCGTGGCGGGGCATGCGCCTGCCTACCGAATTTGAGTGGGAGATAGCCGCGCCGCAGTTTAAATGGGGCAAAAGCTGGGAGTGGACAGAAAGCGCCTACCTGCCCTATCCCGGTTTCAATAAAGCACCTGGCGCCATTGGCGAATACAATGGCAAATTTATGGTGAACCAAAAGGTGCTGCGCGGCGCATCGGAAGCTACGCCGCCGGGGCACGAGCGTATTACGTACCGCAACTTTTTCCCAACTAATTTACGCTGGCTTTTCAACGGTATCCGTTTAGCCAGATAATATACATCTACCTATATATGAGAAACATGATGGAAGCATTAATGAGGATGAAACCCGCGCTGCGCCCCGGCTTTAACAACCGTTTTTACGATGACGTGGTGAACGGCCTGCAGGCTACCCCTAAGCACCTGGACGCTAAATATTTTTATGATGCCGAGGGCGACAAGCTGTTCCAGCAAATTATGGCTTGCGGCGAATATTATCTCACCAATTGCGAGATGGAGATTTTTACTAAGCAAACCGCGGATATAGCCAAAGCGGCCATGCAGGGTGGCCAACCGTTAGATCTGATAGAACTGGGGGCCGGGGATGCTACCAAATCAAGCCACCTGCTAAGAGAATTATTGGCGCAAAAGGCCGATTTCACCTATTTGCCTATCGATATTTCGGGCCATGTAATATCGTCCCTTAATGCAACGCTGCCATTATCCCTACCGGGATTAAAAATAAAAGGCCTGCAGGGCGAATACTTCGAGATGTTGAACAAGGCTGCTGCCATATCGCCCAATCGTAAGGTGGTGTTGTTTATGGGAGCTAATATTGGCAATATGCCGCTGCCCGATGCGGAAGCTTTTTGTGCTGAACTGCGTGATAACCTGAACCCCGGCGATATGGTGATCATCGGCTTCGACCTGAAGAAGAATCCTGAAACTATTCTTGCTGCTTACAATGATAGGGAAGGCATCACCAAGCAGTTTAACCTTAACCTGCTTAAACGCATTAACCGTGAGTTAGGTGCCGATTTTGATGTCGATCAGTTTCATCATTATGCGATGTACGATCCCGAGACCGGATCCTGCAAAAGTTATTTGGTAAGCCTGAAGGAACAGCAGGTGCACATTCCCGATACCGAAGTGATCCACTTTGCCAAGGATGAGTATATCTACATGGAGATCTCCCAAAAATACACGTTAAATCAAACCGAGCAGTTCGCCATCAGATCGGGCTTTAAACCGGTAATTAGTTTTTTTGATAGTAAGGAGTGGTTTGTTGATACGGTTTGGGTGGCGGAGTAATTTAGGGCATTGAATCTTCGCTGCGCTGTCATTATGCTTCGCTGTAATTGGTTAGGTCGATGAATAAAGCGGAGGCGTGTGCAATTCCCTCCCTTAAAGTCTCCGCTTATAACCAACTTGTCATACGAAAGAGCAGGGCTGGAAAAGGTGCGGCGGAGCGAAAGAGAAATCTCATACGCGCCACAACCATTTCGTATAAGATTTCTCACTCTCATCCAGCTTTTCTCCACCCTCCAAGGGTTCGAAATGTCAAATTTATACTTAAAAAAGATGTGTCCACACGGTAGCCCATAGGAAGGGTGTAGGGAGAGGTTTAGTCAGTACCACATAGTGGCTAAACCCCTCCCTGCCTGCACACACCCGTCGGACCCCATCCCAAGGGAGTGAACTTTATTTATACACCTGCAAAATGCTAAAAATAATAGCTTTTACTTATATTTGTTCCTGATATGACAACTACAACCGGCGGGATGGACATAGAGTTATTGGGGCAAAACCTTTTATTATTACCACAAAAAGCGATTTACTGGCAGCAGGAAAAAGCCCTGGTAGCCGCTGACGTTCATTTGGGTAAGGTTGGGCACTTCCGCAAGGCCGGTATTGCCGTTCCACGGGATATGGAGCAGGACGATCTGGCTGTACTATCGGACCTGATACACGAGCACAGGCCCGAAAAGATCTATTTTTTAGGCGACTTGTTTCATAGCGATATGAATAACGACTGGGACTGGTTCGCGCTTTGGCGCAGGAATTTTCCGAAGATCAAGGTCATCCTGATCAAGGGCAACCACGATATTATTCACGATAAGCATTACCTTGATTTGGATGTGGAGTTGCACCAGCAACTGCTCGTCGGGCCTTTCCTGATGCTGCACCATCCGTTAAGCGATACCAAATTGGAGCAGGCCGCCGGCTATGTGTTTTGCGGGCACATACACCCGGGAGTAAGTTTGGTTGGTAAGGCCCGTCAGCATATCACATTGCCCTGCTTCGCTTTTGGCGAGCGGCAGGTTATCCTCCCGTCGTTCGGTAAGTTCACCGGTAAAGTGGCGCTGCGCCACGGTACTGACGACAAGATATACGGTGTGCTGAAGGATAAAGTGATCTGTATATAAACTACAGTTATCTTAATGATGCTGCAGGTATTGGTTAACCGCCACCGGGATCTCCTGCCATATTAAATCCTTATCCACAATATTCCAGTTACTATCTACCAGGTAATAAGTTGGCAAATGCGTAATGCCCCAATTGGTAACATTTATAGATTCATTGCCCTTCATATCGCTGTATTGGGACCATGTCATATGATCGTCGGTTATGGCGCTTAGCCACCAATCCATTTTATGATCGAGCGATATACTGATCATCCCGAACTGGTTTTTATCGTTTATGGCATGCATCAGATTTTCGATACTGGCAGGGGCATGCTGCTCGCGGCTTTGCTGGTTGGCCGATTTCCATAACTCTACAAGGAATATCTTTTTACCTTTTAATGTTTTAGGATCGAAAGATTTGCCATCAGGGTCAACGCCAGAAATATCAGGCGCCTTATGCCCCGGCGCTAATTTAACCAGCGCGCTGAGTTTATCGCCAACAACCTGGCCATCGTAGGTTTTTTGAACAGAAACAGGCAACTGCTGAAAAATGCCGTAATAAAACGCCGGATCACCCTCGTAAGGCATACCGACCATGATATGCGCACCGGTTATATTTTTCGGATATTGCTTCACAAATTGAGCTAAGGCCTCCTTTTCGACATTGCTTAGTTTTTCGCGGGTATCATTCTCGGTTTGCAGCAGCTTGTTAAATGCATCCTTGGGCAACAATGCCGATTCTTTGCTGTTCATTCGCGCGTTGGCCTGGCGGTATTGCTTCTGCCTGTCGCCCTTCAGCTTTGCGGCCATGGTATAATAGGCCGATAACTCTTGTTGCGTAGCCGATGGGGATTTAATATTGGGATACATCGCCGGATCTGCACTGTTCAGTTCGATATCATATTGACCGGGTTCCAAATAAACATCAAACTTCAGGTCCATCATTGTTTTATCGCTGTTGCTGATGTTAAGCGCATAATAGCCACTCTGCTCAATCACCCTGTGCGTAAGCTTAACCGAATGATTTTTGATATTCTCGCTGTAGGCTGTCCCGCCGGTATCGTTACGAATGATCAGTACACCGCTGGCAATGCCGGGCGATTTTAAGTTAATGTCGATATATTGAAGTTGTGTACAGCCGCTAAAAAGGGCCATAAACAAGATAAAACAGTAGATTTTAGGCATGAGTGATTGTAGTATATCCCCAAATTAACACATCTTTTATCTCATATCTCAAATCTATCATCCCAAATCTATCTTAGAATGTTTCTAAATAGACAATAATCTGACAATCGGAACAAACCCTTTCTATCTTTCGGTATATTATAAATAATTTTGCGCCAATAAATCTGATTATTCAATGAGTGAATTTAAACAAACCTTTAACTCATCGCTGGGCAAAAAGCTGATCATGGCTTTAACAGGCTTGTTTCTGTGTACATTTTTAATTGTGCACCTGGCAGGTAACCTGCAACTGTTCCAAAACGATGAAGGGTACGCGTTTAATGTGTATGCCAACTTCCTTACGCATTTCCCGCCAATCGAGGTGATCGCCTATCTGTTGTACGCGTCTATCCTTGTGCATGCGCTGTACGCGTTAATACTAACGCTTAAAAACCAGAAGGCACGCCCGGTAAAGTACGCTACGGTAAACAAGTCGCCAACATCATGGTCATCAAAAAACATGGGGCTGCTGGGTTCTATCCTGTTCCTGTTCATCGTTATCCACATGGGCGATTTCTGGCGTAAATACAAATACACCGATACCGTAGGCTTTAAAGAATACCGCACCAATGTAATAACCGGGCAGCGTACCGTAACCGATTTTGTGCCACCGGCCGATGCGAAATTCGAGCACTCGTTCACTACCGAAAACGATGTGGAGATCGTTCGTGTGAAAGACCTGCACAAAACTGTATCCGACAGCTTTAGCCAGATCTGGTATGTGGTATTGTACGTGATCGCGATGGGCGCACTGTCGTTCCACCTGCTGCACGGTTTCCAGAGCGCGTTCCGCAGCCTGGGTTGGGTGCATCGCAAATACACCCCAGTAGTAGAATTTATCGGTACATGGTTCTTCGCGGTAATTATACCATTACTTTTTGCCTTGATGCCGGTTTATTATTGCTATTTGATGCATAAATAGTTTTTAGTTGATTATGTTGGATTAAGTTGATTAAGTTGAATTGAGCGGGAACTACTCACCCAATCAACCTAATCAACCACTCACTAAATAAAGAAAGAAAATGAGTTTAGATGGTAAAGTGCCCCAGGGCCCGTTAGCCGACAAATGGAGCAAGTATAAGTTCGATCTTAAACTGGTTAACCCCGCCAATAAGCGTAAGTACGATATTATTGTGGTAGGTACAGGTTTAGCGGGCGCTTCGGCAGCCGCTTCGCTGGCCGAACTGGGTTATAATGTTAAGGCTTTCTGTTTCCAGGATAGCCCGCGCCGCGCACACTCAATAGCGGCACAGGGTGGTATCAACGCTGCCAAGAACTATCAGAATGATGGCGACAGCGTGTTCCGCTTATTTTACGATACAATTAAAGGTGGCGACTACCGTGCCCGCGAAGGTAACGTGCACCGCCTGGCCGAGGTTTCGGTAAATATCATTGATCAGTGCGTAGCACAAGGCGTACCTTTTGCCCGCGAATACGGCGGCTTGCTGGATAACCGCTCGTTCGGTGGTTCGCAGGTATCGCGTACGTTCTACGCCCGCGGCCAAACGGGACAGCAGTTACTGTTAGGCGCTTATTCGGCTCTTAACCGCCAGATCAACGCCGGCAAGGTAAAAATGTACACCCGCCACGAAATGCTTGACGTGGTTGTGGTTGACGGCCATGCCAAAGGTATTG comes from Mucilaginibacter mali and encodes:
- a CDS encoding ABC transporter permease/substrate-binding protein, which encodes MNNQQQSLWAFMAIESDKLLTQTLQHIGLTFISLIIAVLIGLPLGIFIARKKQFSGAVLGVAGVMQTIPSIALLGFMIPLLGIGAKPAIVALFIYALLPIIRNTYTGILGVDAYVTEAATAMGMSKRQILLKVELPLAMPVILAGIRTATVINVGVATLASFIAAGGLGEFIFGGISLNNTNMILAGAIPAALLAIIFDFLLSRLQNIKLKKLRPATAAIPVLLLLLASLYFIPSAYGGKLTAGFTPEFMGRQDGDLGLRQKYGLKIHTIVISDAVMYKAAFEKELDVISGYSTDGRLKAFGLMVLRDDKGIFPPYYAAPIVRDESLKKFPDLEKTLNLLSGRINDSIMTELNYRTDYLHQSPEKVAKDFLVAQRLYKPSRNGTDGMVRIGSKIFGEQYILAQMYTMLIKGYTDYDVATKTGLGGTKICFDALTNNQIDLYPEYTGTGLLVLLQPDQKTIDNLTHDKDKTYTFVKQEFEKRYHISWLQPIGFNNAYALMMRQKQSDDLGVKTISDLKLYLDKK
- a CDS encoding succinate dehydrogenase cytochrome b subunit — encoded protein: MSEFKQTFNSSLGKKLIMALTGLFLCTFLIVHLAGNLQLFQNDEGYAFNVYANFLTHFPPIEVIAYLLYASILVHALYALILTLKNQKARPVKYATVNKSPTSWSSKNMGLLGSILFLFIVIHMGDFWRKYKYTDTVGFKEYRTNVITGQRTVTDFVPPADAKFEHSFTTENDVEIVRVKDLHKTVSDSFSQIWYVVLYVIAMGALSFHLLHGFQSAFRSLGWVHRKYTPVVEFIGTWFFAVIIPLLFALMPVYYCYLMHK
- the egtB gene encoding ergothioneine biosynthesis protein EgtB encodes the protein MELKDRYYNIRQHTEAICSPLQTEDYVVQPVVDVSPPKWHLGHTTWFFETFILKPYFMGYQEFDPDYNFVFNSYYETVGARVIRTDRGNLSRPSVIDIYRYRAYVDKAMYDFLCTEPSAEVKELLILGFNHEQQHQELLYYDIKYILGNNPLMPVYSKDYVSLKVEHIDAPWISIPEGVYEVGHTGDGFCFDNELNRHKVYLNAYEISPNQVTNGEYLEFIEANGYHDFRHWHMEGWGWVNENKIEAPMYWHLVDGEWHNYTFHGLQKLNLHDPVTHISYFEAYAYASWRGMRLPTEFEWEIAAPQFKWGKSWEWTESAYLPYPGFNKAPGAIGEYNGKFMVNQKVLRGASEATPPGHERITYRNFFPTNLRWLFNGIRLAR
- the pdeM gene encoding ligase-associated DNA damage response endonuclease PdeM; the protein is MTTTTGGMDIELLGQNLLLLPQKAIYWQQEKALVAADVHLGKVGHFRKAGIAVPRDMEQDDLAVLSDLIHEHRPEKIYFLGDLFHSDMNNDWDWFALWRRNFPKIKVILIKGNHDIIHDKHYLDLDVELHQQLLVGPFLMLHHPLSDTKLEQAAGYVFCGHIHPGVSLVGKARQHITLPCFAFGERQVILPSFGKFTGKVALRHGTDDKIYGVLKDKVICI
- a CDS encoding TlpA family protein disulfide reductase produces the protein MPKIYCFILFMALFSGCTQLQYIDINLKSPGIASGVLIIRNDTGGTAYSENIKNHSVKLTHRVIEQSGYYALNISNSDKTMMDLKFDVYLEPGQYDIELNSADPAMYPNIKSPSATQQELSAYYTMAAKLKGDRQKQYRQANARMNSKESALLPKDAFNKLLQTENDTREKLSNVEKEALAQFVKQYPKNITGAHIMVGMPYEGDPAFYYGIFQQLPVSVQKTYDGQVVGDKLSALVKLAPGHKAPDISGVDPDGKSFDPKTLKGKKIFLVELWKSANQQSREQHAPASIENLMHAINDKNQFGMISISLDHKMDWWLSAITDDHMTWSQYSDMKGNESINVTNWGITHLPTYYLVDSNWNIVDKDLIWQEIPVAVNQYLQHH
- a CDS encoding L-histidine N(alpha)-methyltransferase encodes the protein MMEALMRMKPALRPGFNNRFYDDVVNGLQATPKHLDAKYFYDAEGDKLFQQIMACGEYYLTNCEMEIFTKQTADIAKAAMQGGQPLDLIELGAGDATKSSHLLRELLAQKADFTYLPIDISGHVISSLNATLPLSLPGLKIKGLQGEYFEMLNKAAAISPNRKVVLFMGANIGNMPLPDAEAFCAELRDNLNPGDMVIIGFDLKKNPETILAAYNDREGITKQFNLNLLKRINRELGADFDVDQFHHYAMYDPETGSCKSYLVSLKEQQVHIPDTEVIHFAKDEYIYMEISQKYTLNQTEQFAIRSGFKPVISFFDSKEWFVDTVWVAE